In Pseudofrankia saprophytica, one genomic interval encodes:
- a CDS encoding flavin-containing monooxygenase — translation MSGPLSMRLDFTREDIDADDATIRAHAGQAPVGPLLASVAHLTGEYDLLADDIRPDPALPWMAPDYGYPAEMAARSRERAADALIRYRDRGCPRPVDPTPRQLRALVEFVVAPADLDDHYLELLEEELALGGLDPRAPGWHAASRAPRRRFRVAVIGAGTSGIVMAHRLNQAGVDVRVFEKNPDVGGTWLENSYPGCRVDVPNHLYSYSFAQTGHWPQFNSTQPVLLDYFRSCVEKFGLAGLISFGAEVVEARWDERTSRWTLRVRDASGGESTHEAEAVVSAVGQLNRPSLPDIAGIDSFRGPSFHSARWRPDVDVTGLRVAVIGTGASAVQFVPRLAERAGALTVHQRTAPWLLPIPNYLDDLPAGIQWLLRHVPDYARWDRLGTFGRLQEGTLPQTVVDPGWDRSNNSVSAANDVARRRLTAWYEVAFPDPALRAKVLPTHPYGAKRMLPDNGTYARTLQRPNVTLETTGIERVTPSGIQLADGRHVDHDVIVYGTGFQASRFLTPMRVIGVDGLDLHDWWDGDARAHLGITVPHFPNLFLMYGPNTNIVVNGSIIYFSECAAQYITECVGMLLERDAASLDCRPEAHDRYNRWIDMATDQRAWGVSDVNTWYRNAKGRIAQNWPFNLYDYWRLTRAPDPEDYTVRAR, via the coding sequence GTGAGCGGGCCGCTATCCATGCGCCTGGACTTCACCCGCGAGGACATCGACGCCGACGACGCGACCATCCGGGCTCATGCCGGCCAGGCTCCGGTGGGGCCGCTTCTCGCCTCCGTCGCGCACCTCACCGGCGAATATGATCTGTTGGCCGACGACATCCGGCCCGACCCGGCGTTGCCGTGGATGGCTCCGGACTACGGCTACCCAGCCGAGATGGCGGCGAGATCTCGCGAACGGGCCGCCGACGCGCTGATCCGCTACCGCGACCGCGGCTGCCCGCGGCCCGTCGATCCGACTCCCCGGCAGCTGCGGGCGCTGGTCGAGTTCGTCGTCGCGCCGGCGGACCTCGACGACCACTACCTGGAGCTGCTCGAGGAGGAGCTGGCGCTGGGCGGCCTGGATCCACGGGCGCCCGGGTGGCATGCCGCCAGCAGGGCACCGCGGCGCCGGTTCCGCGTGGCCGTCATCGGCGCGGGGACGTCCGGCATCGTCATGGCGCACCGGCTGAACCAGGCGGGCGTCGACGTGCGGGTCTTCGAGAAGAACCCCGACGTCGGGGGGACGTGGCTGGAGAACTCCTACCCCGGCTGCCGGGTGGACGTGCCCAACCACCTTTACAGCTACTCGTTCGCGCAGACCGGCCACTGGCCGCAGTTCAACTCCACCCAGCCCGTCCTGCTGGACTACTTCCGAAGCTGTGTCGAGAAGTTCGGGCTTGCCGGCCTGATCAGCTTTGGGGCGGAGGTCGTCGAGGCTCGCTGGGACGAGCGGACGAGTCGCTGGACGCTGCGCGTACGGGACGCCTCCGGCGGCGAGAGCACCCATGAGGCGGAGGCGGTGGTCAGCGCGGTCGGCCAGCTCAACCGCCCGAGCCTGCCCGACATCGCGGGGATCGACAGCTTCCGCGGGCCATCGTTCCACTCGGCCCGCTGGCGGCCGGACGTCGACGTCACCGGGCTGCGGGTCGCGGTCATCGGCACCGGCGCGAGCGCCGTCCAGTTCGTGCCCCGGCTGGCCGAGCGCGCCGGCGCGCTGACCGTGCACCAACGGACCGCGCCCTGGCTGCTGCCGATCCCGAACTATCTCGACGACCTGCCCGCCGGCATCCAGTGGCTGTTGCGGCACGTACCCGACTACGCCCGCTGGGACCGGCTGGGCACCTTCGGCCGGCTCCAGGAAGGCACGCTCCCGCAGACCGTCGTGGATCCCGGCTGGGACCGGTCCAACAACTCGGTCAGCGCGGCCAACGACGTGGCGCGGCGGCGGCTGACCGCGTGGTACGAGGTGGCGTTCCCCGACCCGGCCCTGCGCGCCAAGGTGCTGCCGACCCATCCGTACGGCGCGAAGCGCATGCTCCCCGACAACGGCACCTACGCGCGCACCCTGCAGCGCCCGAACGTCACCCTGGAAACCACCGGGATCGAGCGGGTCACCCCGTCCGGTATTCAGCTGGCCGACGGCCGGCACGTCGACCACGACGTCATCGTCTACGGAACCGGTTTCCAGGCCTCGCGCTTCCTGACGCCGATGCGCGTGATCGGGGTGGACGGCCTCGACCTGCACGACTGGTGGGATGGTGACGCCCGTGCCCACCTCGGTATCACGGTGCCGCACTTCCCGAATCTTTTTCTCATGTACGGGCCGAACACGAACATCGTGGTCAACGGCAGCATCATCTATTTCTCCGAATGCGCTGCCCAGTACATCACCGAATGCGTCGGCATGCTGCTCGAGCGCGACGCCGCCTCCCTGGACTGCCGGCCGGAGGCACACGACCGCTACAACCGGTGGATCGACATGGCCACCGACCAGCGTGCGTGGGGCGTCTCCGACGTGAACACCTGGTACCGCAACGCCAAGGGGCGCATCGCGCAGAACTGGCCGTTCAACCTCTACGACTACTGGCGCCTCACTCGCGCCCCGGACCCGGAGGACTACACCGTCCGCGCCCGGTGA
- a CDS encoding nitroreductase family protein, which translates to MEIHEALYTTRAMRRVRPDPIPADAQARILDAAIRAPSGGNTQGWRFLLVDDPAVKGQLGVHYRQALTRLWETFYADRLAAARANPDDDESATLLRIQRSSDWLADHFAEVPLFLFAFVQRDPTGGSIYPAVWNAQLAARAEGIGSSLTSVLGAFAKEEVLKILEVPADEGWINACCVSFGYPTGRWGVAARRPVHEVAARNRWNGPLGFEVPSPLWPPAERSDERPAG; encoded by the coding sequence ATGGAGATCCACGAGGCGCTCTACACGACGAGGGCGATGCGGCGGGTGCGCCCCGACCCGATCCCGGCCGACGCCCAGGCCCGCATCCTCGACGCGGCCATCCGGGCCCCGAGCGGCGGCAACACCCAGGGGTGGCGTTTCCTGCTCGTCGACGATCCCGCGGTCAAGGGCCAGCTGGGCGTCCATTACCGACAGGCCCTGACGAGGCTGTGGGAGACCTTCTACGCCGACCGTCTCGCCGCCGCCCGAGCGAACCCGGACGACGACGAGAGCGCCACACTGCTGCGGATCCAGCGCTCGTCGGACTGGCTGGCCGACCACTTCGCCGAGGTGCCGCTCTTCCTCTTCGCGTTCGTGCAGCGGGACCCGACGGGCGGATCGATCTACCCGGCGGTCTGGAACGCGCAGCTGGCCGCCAGAGCCGAGGGCATCGGGAGCTCGCTGACCAGCGTGCTGGGCGCGTTCGCGAAGGAGGAGGTGCTGAAGATCCTCGAGGTCCCCGCCGACGAGGGGTGGATCAACGCCTGCTGCGTCAGCTTCGGCTACCCGACCGGACGCTGGGGCGTCGCCGCGCGGCGGCCCGTGCATGAGGTGGCCGCCCGCAACCGCTGGAACGGCCCGCTGGGCTTCGAGGTGCCGTCACCGCTCTGGCCGCCGGCCGAGCGATCGGACGAGCGCCCGGCCGGGTGA
- a CDS encoding DUF1214 domain-containing protein has protein sequence MSLPTWSEQMKALDGVADNLIAQWRPGGASEAETQDMNKLALSILAGGYLCRVYTDARRPVFMPLWNYAFNQGGPDPDYVYSTAEVAADGVYEISGYRGTTRFVEITQQSFDIMSPADMSGGPVPATHDLDDLQLGADGRFSVLLSAQRPDGHTGDWWRLEPTTRRLLMRKCSCDWVREEDARVAINRLDDGGTDMSPGEVARRFSDLAAWVEGMIAFDMKLVRYYREHHGVNTLLRSKKIDEMGGLPAQVYYDGIHEIGDDEALIIETELPRRSRYWQALVADDRFCTVDWVNRQSSLNDTQARLDGDGRFRAVISRLDPGVPNWLDKADYPWGVIQLRWNHASDHPDPTIRKVPFADLRRYLPADTPQVNPAERAAQLRVRREGAQLRRIW, from the coding sequence ATGAGCCTGCCCACGTGGTCCGAGCAGATGAAGGCTCTCGACGGCGTCGCCGACAACCTGATCGCCCAGTGGCGGCCGGGGGGCGCCTCCGAGGCCGAGACGCAGGACATGAACAAGCTCGCGCTGTCGATCCTGGCCGGCGGCTACCTGTGCCGGGTCTACACCGACGCCCGCCGGCCCGTGTTCATGCCGCTGTGGAACTACGCGTTCAACCAGGGCGGCCCCGACCCCGACTACGTCTACTCGACGGCCGAGGTCGCCGCCGACGGCGTGTACGAGATCTCCGGCTACCGCGGCACGACCCGGTTCGTCGAGATCACCCAGCAGAGCTTCGACATCATGAGCCCGGCGGACATGAGCGGGGGTCCGGTCCCGGCGACGCACGACCTGGACGATCTCCAGCTCGGCGCGGACGGCCGCTTCAGCGTGCTGCTCAGCGCCCAGCGGCCGGACGGCCACACAGGGGACTGGTGGCGGTTGGAGCCGACCACGCGTCGCCTGCTCATGCGGAAGTGCTCGTGCGACTGGGTCCGGGAGGAGGACGCCCGGGTCGCGATCAACCGGCTGGACGACGGGGGCACCGACATGTCGCCGGGCGAGGTCGCCCGGCGCTTCTCCGATCTGGCCGCCTGGGTCGAAGGCATGATCGCCTTCGACATGAAGCTGGTGCGCTACTACCGCGAGCACCACGGGGTCAACACGCTGCTGCGTTCCAAGAAGATCGACGAGATGGGTGGCCTGCCGGCGCAGGTCTACTACGACGGCATCCACGAGATCGGCGACGACGAAGCGCTGATCATCGAGACCGAGCTGCCCAGGCGGAGCCGCTACTGGCAGGCACTCGTCGCCGACGACCGGTTCTGCACGGTCGACTGGGTGAACCGGCAGTCCAGCCTCAACGACACGCAGGCCCGCCTCGACGGCGACGGCAGGTTCCGCGCCGTCATCTCGCGGCTCGACCCGGGTGTGCCCAACTGGCTCGACAAGGCGGACTACCCCTGGGGGGTCATCCAGCTGCGCTGGAACCATGCCAGCGACCATCCCGACCCCACGATCAGGAAGGTACCGTTCGCCGACCTGCGCAGGTACCTGCCGGCCGACACACCCCAGGTCAACCCAGCCGAGCGCGCGGCACAGCTGCGTGTCCGCCGGGAGGGCGCCCAGCTTCGCCGAATCTGGTGA
- a CDS encoding sulfotransferase family protein: MRYPTSERLLDAAVTATGLTDFGPGDFREGLDVLLDSLDRDGDLSPDTDAAVIGVFHRRLVNRLELEAWYREHPEIEDLPVRGPVDVNGLPRTGTTALANILSLDPQFRGLRGWEQSKPCPPPELDTELTDPRRLALVKEYAETSADLKAMHLYDADATMEDSEILGMSFHGQQMTLPVYGYHAWWRGADLADTFQHHRRAIKLLQSRRPPDLWLFKAPHHKFHLEPLAAAYPDARFVMTHRDPAKAVPSYASIVSAILPPAAGERDHRRLGQEICEHLRVGMENAVAARARLGEDRFFDVHHREFVADPMGTVRRVYDFLGLELRPEVERAMADWHAANRTGAHGVHHYTAEQFGLDEEQIRADYEFYIRRFGIEVERKKVER; the protein is encoded by the coding sequence ATGCGCTACCCGACCAGCGAGCGTCTGCTGGACGCGGCGGTCACGGCGACCGGTCTCACCGACTTCGGCCCAGGCGACTTCCGCGAGGGCCTCGACGTGCTGCTCGACAGCCTCGATCGCGACGGCGACCTGAGCCCGGACACCGACGCCGCCGTCATCGGGGTCTTCCACCGCCGGCTCGTCAACCGTCTCGAACTGGAGGCGTGGTATCGCGAGCACCCCGAGATCGAGGATCTGCCCGTGCGCGGGCCGGTGGACGTCAACGGCCTGCCGAGGACCGGCACGACCGCACTCGCGAACATCCTGTCGCTCGATCCGCAGTTCCGTGGGCTGCGCGGCTGGGAGCAGTCGAAGCCGTGCCCGCCGCCGGAGCTCGACACCGAGCTGACGGACCCGCGGCGGTTGGCGCTGGTCAAGGAGTACGCGGAGACTTCCGCCGACCTGAAGGCGATGCACCTCTACGACGCCGACGCGACGATGGAGGACAGCGAGATCCTCGGGATGTCGTTCCACGGCCAGCAGATGACGCTGCCGGTGTACGGCTACCACGCCTGGTGGCGTGGCGCCGACCTGGCGGACACGTTCCAGCATCACCGGCGCGCCATCAAGCTCCTGCAGTCGCGCCGGCCGCCGGACCTCTGGCTGTTCAAGGCACCACACCACAAGTTCCACCTGGAGCCGTTGGCCGCCGCCTACCCGGACGCGCGGTTCGTCATGACGCACCGCGACCCCGCGAAGGCGGTGCCGTCCTACGCCAGCATCGTGTCCGCGATCCTCCCGCCGGCGGCGGGGGAGCGCGACCACCGGCGGCTCGGCCAGGAGATCTGCGAACATCTGCGCGTCGGCATGGAGAACGCGGTCGCCGCGCGCGCCCGCCTGGGCGAGGACCGGTTCTTCGACGTGCATCACCGCGAGTTCGTCGCCGACCCGATGGGCACAGTCCGGCGGGTCTACGACTTTCTCGGCCTCGAACTGCGGCCGGAGGTCGAGCGCGCGATGGCCGACTGGCACGCGGCCAACCGGACCGGGGCGCACGGCGTCCACCACTACACCGCCGAGCAGTTCGGGCTGGACGAGGAGCAGATCCGCGCCGACTACGAGTTCTACATCCGGCGCTTCGGCATCGAGGTCGAGCGCAAGAAGGTCGAACGCTGA
- a CDS encoding NAD-dependent epimerase/dehydratase family protein — MLAGEKILITGPAGRIAYGLARSLARDNEVWGIARFTDPSARAKVEALGVTTRAVDIADGPLDDLPTDFTHLLHLAADFSADDYDRAIRVNAEATGRLLEHCRSAKSALVMSTVSTYKPHPDPWHAFQESDPLGDAMAPPSAPYSVSKIAQEAVARYCARSFDLPVTIARMGCAYSDEDGLPVWHLAAVAAGEHVRTRWDPMPYSPIHDDDICAQVEPLLDAASVPATIVNWCGDEAVSVQQWSAYFGELLGARAEVDVDPIPGASIGSVGDSTRRVSITGPCQVGWREGFRRVVERLYPDRVRVGVAGS, encoded by the coding sequence CGGCCTGGCCCGCTCGCTGGCTCGCGACAACGAGGTCTGGGGCATCGCCCGCTTCACCGATCCGTCCGCGCGGGCGAAGGTCGAGGCGCTCGGCGTCACGACCAGGGCCGTCGACATCGCCGACGGACCGCTCGACGACCTGCCCACCGACTTCACCCACCTCCTGCACCTGGCGGCCGACTTCAGCGCCGACGACTACGACCGGGCGATCCGGGTGAACGCCGAGGCGACCGGCCGCCTGCTGGAGCACTGCCGGTCCGCGAAGTCGGCGCTCGTGATGTCGACGGTCTCGACCTACAAGCCGCACCCCGACCCGTGGCACGCCTTCCAGGAGAGCGATCCGCTGGGGGACGCGATGGCGCCCCCCTCGGCGCCGTACTCCGTCTCCAAGATCGCCCAGGAGGCGGTGGCCCGGTACTGCGCCCGGTCGTTCGACCTCCCGGTGACCATCGCCCGGATGGGCTGCGCGTACAGCGACGAGGACGGCCTCCCGGTCTGGCACCTGGCTGCGGTGGCGGCCGGGGAGCACGTCAGGACCCGGTGGGACCCGATGCCGTACAGCCCGATCCACGACGACGACATCTGCGCGCAGGTCGAGCCCCTGCTCGACGCCGCGAGCGTGCCGGCGACGATCGTGAACTGGTGCGGCGACGAGGCCGTGAGCGTCCAGCAGTGGTCGGCGTACTTCGGCGAGCTCCTCGGCGCCCGGGCCGAGGTGGATGTGGACCCGATCCCGGGTGCCTCCATCGGTTCCGTCGGCGACTCCACCAGGCGCGTCTCGATCACCGGCCCCTGCCAGGTCGGATGGCGGGAGGGCTTTCGCCGCGTCGTCGAGCGCCTGTACCCCGACCGGGTGCGCGTGGGCGTGGCGGGGAGCTGA